One stretch of Methanobrevibacter oralis DNA includes these proteins:
- a CDS encoding DUF2304 domain-containing protein, with product MLLYSIILPIIAILAIVSFAYRYLNERISLFTLSLWNIFWIFVIVFSIFPNSSMIFAKIFGINRGLDFIIMVAFVVLFYIIFKLYFKLDKMQEDMNELVKEIALNNEIQLDEEE from the coding sequence ATGTTATTATATTCTATAATTCTTCCGATAATTGCTATATTAGCTATTGTTTCATTTGCTTATCGTTATTTAAATGAAAGAATTTCATTATTTACTTTATCTTTATGGAATATATTTTGGATTTTTGTTATTGTATTTTCAATTTTTCCTAATTCAAGTATGATTTTTGCAAAGATTTTTGGAATAAACAGAGGACTTGATTTTATTATTATGGTTGCTTTTGTTGTTCTTTTTTACATAATATTTAAACTTTATTTTAAATTAGATAAAATGCAAGAGGATATGAATGAATTAGTAAAAGAAATAGCTTTAAACAATGAAATTCAACTTGATGAGGAAGAATAG
- a CDS encoding (Fe-S)-binding protein — MIYFRGCTARQKQTTIQEATEKLLKLADVDYRILENEKCCGSVLLRTGFEKEAQVQIKKNTEIFGDETIITSCAGCYKTLLQDYDDLNVMHISQLLNQLIVERKLNLSKNDLEVTYHDSCHLGRHCKIFDEPRNVIESVANLCEMKNIRENSLCCGAGGGVKSAYPEITNQMVESRINQAKATDCKTLITSCPFCKLNLKDHDLEVLDLTEFLVKYGGLNEK, encoded by the coding sequence ATGATTTATTTTAGAGGGTGTACTGCAAGGCAAAAACAAACAACAATCCAAGAAGCTACAGAAAAATTGTTAAAACTTGCAGATGTTGATTATCGTATTTTGGAAAATGAAAAATGTTGTGGGTCAGTTTTACTTAGAACTGGCTTTGAAAAAGAGGCACAAGTTCAAATTAAAAAAAACACTGAAATTTTTGGTGATGAAACTATTATAACATCTTGTGCAGGCTGCTATAAAACATTACTTCAAGATTATGATGATTTAAATGTTATGCATATATCCCAATTACTTAATCAATTAATAGTTGAAAGAAAACTTAATTTATCTAAAAATGATTTAGAAGTTACCTACCATGATTCATGCCACTTAGGAAGGCATTGTAAAATTTTTGATGAACCACGTAATGTTATTGAATCTGTAGCTAATTTATGCGAAATGAAAAATATTCGTGAAAATAGTCTATGTTGTGGTGCAGGAGGAGGAGTTAAATCTGCTTATCCTGAAATTACCAATCAAATGGTTGAATCTAGAATTAATCAAGCAAAAGCTACTGATTGTAAAACTTTAATAACTTCATGTCCTTTTTGTAAACTTAATTTAAAAGATCATGACTTAGAAGTGTTGGATTTAACGGAATTTTTAGTAAAATATGGAGGATTAAATGAAAAATAG
- a CDS encoding (5-formylfuran-3-yl)methyl phosphate synthase: MLLLISPINREEALESIEGGADIVDVKNPKEGSLGANFPWVIKEIRELTPEDKLVSATLGDVPYKPGTVSLAAMGAHVSGANYIKVGLYGTKNHDEAVEVMSNVSKTIKDISPNTTIVAAGYADAHRVGAVEPMEIPKIARDANCDLAMLDTAVKDGHTLFDYLDLEKLEEFVKETHSYGLKTALAGSVKKEQLKPLNDIGCDVVGIRGAACVGGDRNTGKIHHDAVAELKELCDSFE; the protein is encoded by the coding sequence ATGCTTCTATTAATAAGTCCTATAAATCGTGAAGAAGCTCTTGAATCTATTGAAGGGGGAGCAGACATTGTTGATGTTAAAAATCCTAAAGAAGGGTCTTTAGGTGCTAATTTTCCATGGGTTATTAAGGAAATTAGGGAATTAACTCCTGAAGATAAACTTGTTAGTGCAACTTTGGGAGATGTACCTTATAAACCAGGGACTGTTTCTTTAGCAGCAATGGGTGCTCATGTTTCTGGAGCAAATTACATTAAAGTAGGATTATATGGAACTAAAAATCATGATGAAGCAGTTGAAGTAATGTCTAATGTTTCTAAGACTATCAAAGATATTAGTCCAAATACAACTATTGTAGCTGCAGGATATGCTGATGCACATCGTGTAGGTGCAGTAGAACCTATGGAAATTCCAAAAATAGCTAGGGATGCTAATTGTGATTTAGCAATGTTAGATACTGCTGTTAAAGATGGTCATACTTTGTTTGATTATTTAGATTTGGAAAAATTAGAAGAATTTGTTAAGGAAACTCATAGCTATGGTTTAAAAACTGCACTTGCAGGATCTGTTAAAAAAGAACAACTAAAACCTTTAAATGATATTGGTTGTGATGTAGTGGGAATTAGAGGTGCTGCATGTGTTGGTGGTGATAGAAATACCGGTAAAATACACCATGATGCTGTAGCTGAATTAAAAGAATTATGTGATTCATTTGAATAG
- the guaB gene encoding IMP dehydrogenase, whose product MYSKKVMEARMSYTFDDFLLTPNASCVEPKDIDTKIELGKGIKLNIPVLSAAMDTVTEAELAIAMAQEGGIGVIHRNNSLERQVEEVKKVKSAEDLTIRDVVTITPESTISEVQAKMNDELISGLPVVENDKIIGIISKRDIRPVLKVEPNKTVKDIMTSDVVTVEEPITAEEALNIAYENKVERLPVLRDSKLVGIITIKDILNQSQYPNASRDKDGNYLVAAASGPFDLDRAMALDQAGADIISIDCAHAHNMNVVKFTETIKDNIDAELCVGNIATAEAAEDLISRGVDAIKVGIGPGSMCTTRIVAGVGVPQLTAISDVADVASESGVPVIADGGIRYSGDVAKAIGAGADAVMLGNLLAASYEAPGEIVVMNGKQYKKYRGMGSMGAMTSEFDGGSDRYFQSNKSKMNHTKYVPEGIEGAVPYKGTVNEILFQLVGGLKSSMGYCGAENIKAMKEKAQFVRITSSGIKESHPHDLLITNESPNYPTLD is encoded by the coding sequence ATGTATTCTAAAAAAGTTATGGAAGCTAGAATGTCTTATACTTTTGATGATTTTTTACTTACACCTAATGCAAGTTGTGTTGAACCTAAAGACATTGATACTAAAATTGAATTAGGAAAAGGTATTAAATTAAATATTCCTGTTTTAAGTGCAGCTATGGATACTGTAACTGAAGCAGAACTTGCTATTGCTATGGCACAAGAAGGTGGTATAGGAGTAATTCATAGAAACAATTCTTTAGAAAGACAAGTTGAAGAAGTTAAAAAGGTAAAATCAGCTGAAGATTTAACAATTCGTGACGTTGTTACAATAACTCCTGAATCTACGATATCTGAAGTTCAAGCTAAAATGAATGATGAGTTGATTAGCGGCCTTCCTGTTGTTGAAAATGATAAGATTATTGGCATTATATCTAAAAGAGATATTAGGCCAGTTCTTAAAGTAGAACCTAATAAAACAGTTAAAGACATCATGACTTCTGATGTTGTTACTGTAGAAGAACCAATTACTGCTGAAGAAGCGTTAAATATTGCTTATGAAAATAAAGTTGAAAGACTTCCTGTTCTTCGCGATTCTAAATTAGTTGGAATTATTACTATTAAAGATATTTTAAATCAATCTCAATATCCTAATGCATCAAGAGATAAAGATGGAAATTATTTGGTTGCTGCTGCTTCAGGACCATTTGATTTAGACAGGGCTATGGCATTAGATCAAGCAGGTGCAGATATTATTTCAATTGATTGTGCTCATGCTCATAATATGAATGTTGTTAAATTCACTGAGACTATTAAAGATAATATTGATGCTGAATTATGTGTAGGTAATATAGCTACTGCTGAAGCTGCAGAAGATTTAATTTCGAGAGGTGTAGACGCAATTAAAGTAGGTATTGGTCCTGGTTCAATGTGTACTACTCGTATTGTTGCAGGTGTAGGAGTACCTCAATTAACTGCTATTTCTGATGTTGCAGATGTAGCTAGTGAATCTGGCGTTCCGGTTATTGCAGATGGAGGTATTAGATACTCTGGGGATGTTGCAAAAGCAATTGGTGCTGGAGCAGATGCAGTAATGCTTGGAAATTTACTTGCAGCATCTTATGAAGCTCCTGGAGAAATTGTTGTTATGAACGGTAAGCAATATAAAAAATACCGTGGAATGGGTTCTATGGGTGCAATGACTAGTGAGTTTGATGGTGGATCTGATAGATACTTCCAAAGTAATAAAAGTAAAATGAACCATACTAAATATGTTCCTGAAGGAATTGAAGGTGCTGTACCTTATAAAGGTACAGTTAATGAAATTTTATTCCAATTAGTAGGGGGATTAAAGTCTTCAATGGGTTATTGTGGTGCTGAAAATATTAAAGCTATGAAGGAAAAAGCACAATTTGTAAGAATTACAAGTAGTGGTATTAAAGAATCACATCCTCATGACTTATTAATCACAAATGAAAGCCCTAATTATCCAACATTAGATTAG
- a CDS encoding LUD domain-containing protein translates to MKNSELKTMRKSFNTVKSRSSNIKDSPSVKRLEKRVCEIKKESIENSQKLLNQAIDSFKRNDIEVKFAKSSNDAIDIIQDLIKDFDSKIIAKSKSNTLGEINFKEIFNSRGFEIIDTDLGDRILQLKKTDNAPVHPTGPASHLDISKITKIVNSSLNSNVKEDAYEIMNVVKKDVLNRIKNANVGISGANAIAAEEGSIVMVHNEGNISLVSLKDLHIIVAGIDKIVPSIEDAISISKLETIYATGKYVTSYVNIVSGPSKTADIEKKLLKNMYGSEKVVVILLDNGRSDASPECLWCIGCGNCVVHCPVYNAVGNEFGFNNYLGGRGVAVSKFIKDDEVCFNSGLYMCTLCGLCTLNCPVSIPTNEILENIRKSAVDLGFYPKAHGKIKKKISKNDSPY, encoded by the coding sequence ATGAAAAATAGTGAACTTAAAACAATGAGAAAATCATTTAATACTGTTAAATCAAGATCATCAAATATTAAAGATTCTCCTTCTGTTAAACGTCTTGAAAAAAGAGTTTGTGAGATTAAAAAAGAATCAATTGAAAATTCTCAAAAGCTGCTAAATCAAGCTATTGATTCCTTTAAAAGAAATGATATTGAAGTTAAATTTGCTAAAAGTTCTAATGATGCAATTGATATTATTCAGGATTTAATTAAAGATTTTGATTCAAAAATTATAGCTAAATCTAAATCAAATACTTTAGGTGAAATTAATTTTAAAGAAATTTTTAATAGTAGGGGATTTGAAATTATTGACACTGATTTAGGAGATAGAATATTACAGCTTAAAAAAACAGATAATGCACCAGTTCATCCAACAGGTCCTGCTTCTCATTTAGATATATCTAAAATAACAAAAATAGTTAATAGTTCTCTAAATTCAAATGTTAAAGAGGATGCTTATGAAATTATGAATGTTGTAAAAAAAGATGTGCTAAATCGTATAAAAAATGCTAATGTAGGTATAAGTGGAGCTAATGCAATTGCTGCTGAAGAGGGTTCTATTGTAATGGTGCATAATGAGGGTAATATTTCTTTAGTTTCACTAAAAGATTTACATATAATTGTAGCTGGAATTGATAAAATTGTACCATCTATTGAGGATGCAATTTCCATTTCTAAACTTGAAACAATTTATGCAACAGGAAAGTATGTTACATCTTATGTAAATATTGTATCGGGTCCATCTAAAACAGCAGATATTGAAAAAAAACTTTTGAAAAATATGTATGGATCTGAAAAAGTAGTTGTAATTCTCTTAGATAATGGAAGAAGTGATGCATCACCTGAATGTTTATGGTGTATTGGTTGTGGAAATTGTGTTGTTCATTGTCCAGTTTATAATGCAGTAGGTAATGAATTTGGATTTAATAATTACTTAGGCGGTCGTGGTGTGGCGGTTTCTAAATTTATTAAGGATGATGAGGTTTGTTTTAATTCTGGACTTTATATGTGTACTTTATGTGGTCTTTGCACTTTAAATTGTCCAGTATCTATTCCAACAAATGAAATTCTTGAAAATATAAGAAAATCTGCTGTCGATTTAGGATTTTATCCAAAAGCTCATGGTAAAATTAAAAAGAAGATTTCTAAAAACGATTCTCCTTATTAA